A window of the Streptomyces sp. Ag109_O5-10 genome harbors these coding sequences:
- a CDS encoding ABC transporter permease gives MMLRYALKTVRARKAGFLGAFLALLCAAALISACGTLLDTGLRGTIRTERYAATPVVVSADQYVHRTTVKHKHGKTKVKHKAKPVAERAWLPAGLETRLARTPGVARVVPEMTFLAQPLTPAGTGGRSAYGHAWESAALTPYRLVSGTAPKAATDLVIDRDLAARAHLRTGDALTVQSTQAPRAYRITGVAAPATDVRHQTALFFSAAEARRLAAHPGQVTAFGVLPAHGTDPERLKQAVTRTLRGTTAQVSTGDARGTAEFLDAAAARVRLVSMGGAMGGTSLLVAVLVVVGTFALTVQQRHRELALLRAIAATPGQIRRVLGREALIIGVVAGTLGALLGLPLGAWLHGRFVALGAVPATLQHTTGVVPPLAALAATLAGAWTAARIASRRITRIRPTEALAESRVEPARPARGRIAAGLLLLAGGAVLVVLLTSLRTEPASTPVTFLAVVVLATSVALLGPLLVRVAALLLAGPLRLTGHGGRLATANLRGNAARMASVVTPLTLLIGMTCTVLFVQATLDDAARAQARAGVTADWVVAARGPGVPAAAARRLRAHHDTATEVVRTTVRIGLDKYPAQGVTPEGLARTWDPEVTAGSLGRLTDRTVAVSELAADQHHLRPGSTLKLTLGDGTPATLTVAAVYARGLGFGDLTFAHDLVSPHVDDPLASSVLVRTARTHAQLATTLREFPGLDILSPTAADSLQAHRRQDNAEVDFLAMGLVLAFTAIAVVNTIAMSIADRVREFALLRLAGATRRQVLRMLRTEVLSVLTLATALGSGIALAVLTAFSVGMTGRAAPTVTPLLYVTVVATAGLLALMASVLPGRVALRVPAATAKD, from the coding sequence ATGATGCTGCGCTACGCCCTCAAGACCGTCCGCGCCCGCAAGGCCGGGTTTCTCGGTGCCTTCCTCGCCCTGCTGTGTGCGGCCGCGCTGATCTCCGCGTGTGGCACGCTCCTCGATACAGGACTGCGCGGCACGATCCGCACCGAGCGCTACGCGGCAACCCCCGTCGTGGTCTCCGCCGACCAGTACGTTCACCGAACCACCGTCAAGCACAAGCACGGCAAGACCAAGGTCAAGCACAAGGCGAAACCCGTCGCCGAGCGCGCCTGGCTGCCGGCCGGCCTGGAAACCAGACTCGCCCGCACGCCCGGTGTCGCCCGGGTCGTGCCCGAAATGACCTTCCTGGCCCAGCCGTTGACCCCGGCCGGTACCGGCGGCCGTAGCGCCTACGGACACGCCTGGGAGTCCGCCGCGCTCACTCCGTACCGCCTGGTCTCCGGTACGGCCCCGAAGGCCGCCACCGACCTGGTCATCGACCGCGATCTCGCCGCACGCGCCCACCTGCGAACCGGCGACGCCCTCACCGTGCAGTCGACACAGGCCCCGCGCGCCTACCGGATCACCGGAGTCGCCGCCCCGGCCACGGACGTGCGCCACCAGACGGCCCTCTTCTTCTCCGCCGCCGAGGCCCGCAGACTGGCCGCACATCCCGGGCAGGTCACCGCGTTCGGCGTGCTGCCCGCACACGGCACAGACCCGGAACGGCTGAAGCAAGCCGTGACGCGGACACTGCGCGGCACCACGGCCCAGGTCTCCACCGGGGACGCCCGTGGCACCGCCGAGTTCCTGGACGCGGCCGCCGCCCGGGTCCGGCTGGTCAGCATGGGCGGTGCCATGGGAGGGACCTCGCTGCTCGTGGCGGTCCTGGTGGTGGTCGGCACCTTCGCGCTCACCGTGCAGCAGCGCCACCGAGAACTAGCCCTGCTGCGCGCCATCGCCGCCACGCCGGGACAGATCCGCCGGGTGCTCGGCCGCGAGGCCCTGATCATCGGTGTGGTCGCCGGCACGCTCGGCGCACTCCTCGGCCTGCCGCTGGGCGCCTGGCTGCACGGCAGGTTCGTGGCACTCGGCGCCGTACCCGCCACGCTTCAGCACACCACTGGAGTCGTCCCGCCCCTCGCCGCGCTCGCCGCGACCCTGGCCGGCGCCTGGACGGCCGCCCGCATCGCCTCACGGCGCATCACCCGGATCCGGCCCACCGAGGCGCTGGCCGAGTCCCGCGTCGAGCCCGCCCGGCCCGCCCGGGGCAGGATCGCCGCCGGCCTGCTGCTGCTCGCCGGTGGAGCCGTCCTCGTCGTGCTGCTCACCTCCCTGCGTACCGAACCCGCCTCGACCCCCGTCACCTTCCTCGCCGTCGTGGTCCTCGCCACCTCCGTCGCCCTGCTCGGTCCGCTGCTGGTCAGGGTGGCCGCACTGCTGCTCGCCGGCCCGCTGCGGCTCACCGGTCACGGTGGCCGGCTCGCCACCGCCAACCTGCGCGGCAACGCCGCTCGGATGGCCTCCGTCGTCACCCCGCTCACCCTGCTCATCGGCATGACCTGCACCGTGCTGTTCGTCCAGGCCACCCTCGACGACGCCGCCCGCGCCCAGGCCCGCGCCGGGGTCACCGCCGACTGGGTCGTCGCCGCCCGGGGACCCGGCGTACCGGCAGCGGCGGCACGGCGGTTGCGCGCGCACCACGACACGGCCACCGAAGTGGTCCGTACGACCGTCCGCATCGGACTCGACAAGTACCCGGCCCAGGGCGTAACCCCCGAGGGCCTCGCCCGCACCTGGGACCCCGAGGTCACCGCCGGCTCCCTCGGCCGGCTCACCGACCGCACCGTCGCCGTCAGCGAACTGGCCGCCGATCAGCACCATCTGAGGCCCGGCAGCACCCTGAAACTCACCCTCGGCGACGGCACGCCCGCCACGCTCACCGTCGCCGCCGTCTACGCCCGGGGTCTGGGCTTCGGCGACCTCACCTTCGCCCACGACCTCGTCTCGCCCCACGTGGACGACCCGCTCGCGTCCTCCGTCCTCGTGCGCACCGCCCGCACACATGCACAACTCGCGACTACGCTGCGTGAGTTCCCAGGGCTGGACATTCTCTCGCCGACCGCCGCCGACTCGCTCCAGGCCCACCGTCGGCAGGACAACGCCGAGGTCGACTTCCTGGCCATGGGGCTGGTCCTCGCCTTCACCGCCATCGCCGTCGTCAACACGATCGCCATGTCGATCGCGGACCGCGTGCGAGAGTTCGCGCTGCTCCGGCTGGCCGGCGCCACCCGCCGTCAGGTGTTGCGCATGCTGCGCACGGAGGTGCTGTCCGTGCTGACGCTCGCCACGGCGCTCGGCAGCGGCATCGCGCTAGCCGTACTGACCGCCTTCAGTGTCGGCATGACGGGCCGCGCCGCGCCGACCGTCACGCCATTGCTGTACGTGACGGTCGTAGCAACCGCCGGTCTGCTCGCCCTGATGGCTTCGGTCCTTCCTGGGCGGGTGGCGCTGCGGGTGCCGGCGGCGACGGCGAAGGACTAG
- the recX gene encoding recombination regulator RecX, protein MTRRTDWADHEYASPGAPRGRGTGGDPGSAGDGDEAYGTGGADGGYGADGTYGDGLGRPRGHGSPGRGSRKPGTRRRRGFGEPSGEDGGSSSSSRAEQGEPPADPAERARAICLRLLTGTPRTRKQLADALRKREIPDDVVEEVLSRFEEVGLINDSAFADAWVESRHHGRGLARRALAQELRTKGVDSALIDEAVAQLDSEQEEETARDLVARKLRSTRGLDRDRRIRRLAGMLARKGYPEGMALRVVRRALEEEGEDTEFLEGGDF, encoded by the coding sequence GTGACACGACGAACCGACTGGGCCGACCACGAGTACGCGTCCCCCGGTGCCCCCCGGGGGAGGGGCACCGGGGGCGACCCGGGCTCCGCCGGGGACGGTGACGAGGCCTACGGCACGGGCGGCGCCGACGGGGGATACGGGGCGGACGGCACGTACGGCGACGGCCTGGGCAGGCCCCGCGGGCACGGGTCACCCGGCCGTGGCTCGCGGAAGCCCGGCACGCGACGCCGGCGCGGCTTCGGGGAGCCGTCCGGTGAGGACGGGGGTTCCTCCTCCTCGTCGAGGGCCGAGCAGGGGGAACCTCCAGCGGACCCGGCTGAGCGGGCGCGGGCGATCTGTCTGCGCCTGCTCACCGGGACCCCGCGCACCCGGAAACAGCTCGCGGACGCCCTGCGCAAGCGGGAGATCCCGGACGACGTCGTCGAGGAGGTGCTGTCCCGGTTCGAGGAGGTCGGGCTGATCAACGACAGCGCGTTCGCGGACGCCTGGGTGGAGTCCCGGCACCACGGCCGGGGACTGGCCCGGCGCGCGCTCGCCCAGGAACTGCGCACCAAGGGCGTCGACTCGGCGCTCATCGACGAGGCGGTCGCCCAGCTCGACTCCGAGCAGGAGGAGGAGACGGCCCGCGACCTCGTCGCCCGCAAGCTCCGCTCCACCCGGGGCCTCGACCGCGACAGACGGATCCGCCGCCTCGCCGGCATGCTCGCCCGCAAGGGATACCCGGAAGGCATGGCCCTCCGGGTCGTGCGGCGGGCACTGGAGGAGGAGGGCGAGGACACGGAGTTCCTGGAGGGCGGGGACTTCTGA
- the recA gene encoding recombinase RecA, with the protein MAGTDREKALDAALAQIERQFGKGAVMRMGERAKEPIEVISTGSTALDVALGVGGLPRGRVVEIYGPESSGKTTLTLHAVANAQKAGGQVAFVDAEHALDPEYAQKLGVDIDNLILSQPDNGEQALEIVDMLVRSGALDLIVIDSVAALVPRAEIEGEMGDSHVGLQARLMSQALRKITSALNQSKTTAIFINQLREKIGVMFGSPETTTGGRALKFYASVRIDIRRIETLKDGTEAVGNRTRVKVVKNKVAPPFKQAEFDILYGQGISREGGLIDMGVEHGFVRKAGAWYTYEGDQLGQGKENARNFLKDNPDLANEIEKKIKEKLGVGVRPETPAAEPGADAAVTATAAPDDAAKTVPAPAAAKVTKPKAAAAKS; encoded by the coding sequence ATGGCAGGAACCGACCGCGAGAAGGCGCTCGACGCCGCGCTCGCACAGATTGAACGGCAGTTCGGCAAGGGCGCGGTCATGCGCATGGGCGAGCGGGCCAAGGAGCCCATCGAGGTCATCTCGACCGGCTCGACCGCGCTCGACGTCGCCCTCGGTGTCGGTGGCCTGCCGCGCGGCCGTGTGGTGGAGATCTACGGACCGGAGTCCTCCGGTAAGACCACCCTGACCCTGCACGCCGTGGCCAACGCCCAGAAGGCGGGCGGCCAGGTCGCGTTCGTGGACGCGGAGCACGCCCTCGACCCCGAGTACGCGCAGAAGCTCGGCGTCGACATCGACAACCTGATCCTCTCCCAGCCCGACAACGGCGAGCAGGCCCTGGAGATCGTGGACATGCTGGTCCGCTCCGGCGCCCTCGACCTCATCGTCATCGACTCCGTCGCGGCGCTCGTCCCGCGCGCGGAGATCGAGGGCGAGATGGGCGACAGCCACGTCGGTCTCCAGGCCCGCCTGATGAGCCAGGCGCTGCGGAAGATCACCAGCGCGCTCAACCAGTCCAAGACCACCGCGATCTTCATCAACCAGCTCCGCGAGAAGATCGGTGTGATGTTCGGCTCCCCGGAGACCACGACCGGTGGCCGCGCCCTGAAGTTCTACGCCTCGGTGCGTATCGACATCCGCCGCATCGAGACCCTGAAGGACGGCACCGAGGCGGTCGGCAACCGCACCCGGGTCAAGGTCGTCAAGAACAAGGTCGCGCCGCCCTTCAAGCAGGCCGAGTTCGACATCCTCTACGGCCAGGGCATCAGCCGCGAGGGCGGTCTGATCGACATGGGCGTGGAGCACGGCTTCGTCCGCAAGGCCGGCGCCTGGTACACGTACGAGGGCGACCAGCTCGGCCAGGGCAAGGAGAACGCGCGCAACTTCCTGAAGGACAACCCCGACCTGGCCAACGAGATCGAGAAGAAGATCAAGGAGAAGCTGGGCGTCGGTGTCCGCCCGGAGACGCCCGCCGCCGAGCCGGGCGCGGACGCGGCGGTCACCGCCACCGCGGCCCCGGACGACGCCGCGAAGACGGTGCCGGCCCCGGCCGCCGCCAAGGTCACCAAGCCCAAGGCCGCCGCCGCCAAGAGCTGA
- a CDS encoding polyprenyl synthetase, whose product MTRETGRRGLDEQAVLLAAGLADLAVSTVGTAFGTLRGLLRRSDAGALAAEAEHDLTARGRLVLDRYAAVPPAHLEILARHALARRTAGDD is encoded by the coding sequence ATGACACGTGAGACGGGACGACGCGGCCTGGACGAGCAGGCCGTGCTGCTGGCGGCGGGGCTGGCCGACCTGGCCGTGAGCACCGTGGGCACCGCCTTCGGGACGTTGCGGGGGCTGCTGCGCCGCTCGGACGCCGGCGCGCTGGCGGCGGAGGCCGAGCACGACCTCACCGCACGGGGGCGCCTGGTCCTGGACCGGTACGCGGCCGTGCCCCCGGCCCATCTGGAGATCCTCGCCCGGCACGCCCTGGCCCGGCGGACCGCCGGCGATGACTGA
- a CDS encoding polyprenyl synthetase family protein → MTDRWDAAAFKSRVDDVLRRFVAEEAGLFAAVDPLLGPVAEQLEAAAADGKRLRAAFCYWGWRAVGQPDSDALVRAAASMELVHAAAVVHDDLIDDSPLRHGRPTPHVALRAAVQDRPRADDTARSLAMLVGDLLMSLAGQLFATCGLPAAYLARARPLWSVLARELIAGECLEILRTGAGPDTTASLKVIRYKTAKYTVEQPLLIGGALAGAGERLREGYSAYGLPLGEAFQLRDDLLGLFGAPEHTGKANADDVRGHRPTALLAETWRLARADDRERLGALLGSRDLDADGLDAVREVMCRLGAPDRIEHMIGARVAEALDALHGLNVPAPAADALTTLAHSAATRLS, encoded by the coding sequence ATGACTGACCGCTGGGACGCGGCCGCCTTCAAGAGCCGCGTCGACGACGTACTGCGCCGGTTCGTCGCCGAGGAGGCCGGCCTGTTCGCGGCGGTCGACCCGCTCCTGGGACCGGTGGCCGAGCAGCTGGAGGCGGCGGCCGCGGACGGCAAACGGCTGCGGGCGGCGTTCTGCTACTGGGGCTGGCGCGCGGTGGGCCAGCCGGACAGCGACGCGCTGGTGCGGGCGGCGGCCTCCATGGAACTGGTGCACGCCGCCGCCGTCGTCCACGACGACCTCATCGACGACAGCCCCCTGCGGCACGGCCGCCCCACTCCGCACGTCGCCCTGCGTGCCGCCGTACAGGACCGTCCGCGCGCCGACGACACCGCGCGGTCGCTGGCGATGCTCGTGGGCGATCTGCTGATGTCACTGGCCGGGCAGCTGTTCGCGACCTGCGGGCTGCCCGCCGCCTACCTCGCCCGGGCCCGCCCCCTGTGGTCGGTGCTGGCCAGGGAGCTGATCGCGGGCGAGTGCCTGGAGATCCTGCGCACCGGAGCCGGTCCGGACACCACGGCCTCGCTGAAGGTGATCCGCTACAAGACCGCCAAGTACACGGTCGAGCAGCCGCTGTTGATCGGCGGCGCCCTGGCCGGAGCCGGGGAGCGGCTGCGCGAGGGCTACTCCGCGTACGGGCTGCCGCTGGGCGAGGCCTTCCAGCTCCGCGACGACCTGCTCGGCCTGTTCGGGGCACCGGAGCACACCGGCAAGGCCAACGCCGACGACGTGCGCGGCCACCGGCCCACCGCCCTGCTCGCGGAGACCTGGCGCCTCGCCCGTGCCGACGACCGGGAGCGGCTGGGCGCACTGCTCGGCAGCCGTGATCTGGACGCGGACGGCCTGGACGCGGTCCGCGAGGTGATGTGCCGGCTCGGGGCGCCCGACCGGATCGAGCACATGATCGGCGCGCGGGTCGCGGAAGCCCTCGACGCCCTCCACGGACTGAACGTGCCGGCCCCCGCCGCCGACGCGCTGACCACGCTGGCCCACTCGGCCGCGACCCGCCTGTCCTGA
- a CDS encoding oxygenase MpaB family protein: protein MIHTEASLDTLRHAGDELADATVAALFERGEVGTFNTLMRYVSTAGAPLPDGLPEVAREYLEATRVPPSWVDWGEMEKARLFFIDNNVHISTALSFAAMPACYVVPRVAKLLSATHGLKYPSKRMAETGQFTVYLMRPDAFEAGSRFVPAAQKVRLLHASIRHHLRRENRWDTEALGTPICQEDMIGGQMFFSMLVLDSLHRLGIHLSTEGAEAYYYAWRVVGAMLGVDQEAVPKTLEEARAFLDLYMVRHMGPSEEGAVLTRQLIDLYEEVVPGTFFDPIVSALIRHLVGDTCADWLEVPRTPWDTVVKAVPHLLGVLETIEDRSPLGAWALDRLGHLTTVLELSSLTRGRVMHYAIPEHLKKDYGVTGTVPRTRRWTPPAATVS from the coding sequence GTGATCCACACCGAGGCCTCGCTGGACACCCTGCGGCACGCCGGTGACGAACTCGCCGACGCCACGGTCGCCGCACTCTTCGAGCGCGGGGAGGTGGGCACGTTCAACACCCTGATGCGCTACGTCTCCACCGCCGGCGCGCCCCTGCCGGACGGGCTGCCCGAGGTCGCGCGGGAGTACCTGGAGGCCACCCGGGTGCCGCCGTCCTGGGTGGACTGGGGCGAGATGGAGAAGGCCCGGCTGTTCTTCATCGACAACAACGTGCACATCTCGACCGCGCTCTCCTTCGCCGCCATGCCCGCCTGTTACGTCGTCCCGCGCGTGGCGAAGCTGCTGTCGGCCACCCACGGGCTGAAGTACCCGTCCAAGCGCATGGCGGAGACCGGTCAGTTCACCGTCTACCTCATGCGCCCCGACGCCTTCGAGGCCGGCAGCCGCTTCGTCCCGGCCGCCCAGAAGGTGCGCCTGCTGCACGCCTCGATCCGGCACCACCTCAGGCGCGAGAACCGCTGGGACACCGAGGCACTCGGCACGCCGATCTGCCAGGAGGACATGATCGGCGGCCAGATGTTCTTCTCCATGCTGGTCCTCGACAGCCTGCACCGGCTGGGCATCCACCTGTCCACGGAGGGCGCGGAGGCGTACTACTACGCGTGGCGGGTGGTGGGCGCCATGCTCGGCGTCGACCAGGAGGCCGTCCCGAAGACCCTCGAAGAGGCACGCGCCTTCCTCGACCTGTACATGGTCCGGCACATGGGGCCCTCCGAGGAGGGCGCGGTCCTGACCCGGCAGCTCATCGACCTGTACGAGGAGGTCGTCCCCGGCACCTTCTTCGACCCGATCGTCTCCGCCCTGATCCGCCACCTGGTCGGCGACACCTGCGCCGACTGGCTGGAGGTGCCGCGCACCCCGTGGGACACCGTCGTCAAGGCCGTACCGCACCTCCTCGGCGTCCTGGAGACCATCGAGGACCGCTCCCCGCTGGGCGCCTGGGCCCTCGACCGCCTCGGCCACCTCACGACCGTTCTCGAACTGTCCTCGCTCACCCGTGGCCGCGTCATGCACTACGCCATCCCCGAACACCTCAAGAAGGACTACGGCGTCACGGGCACGGTCCCCCGCACCCGGCGGTGGACCCCGCCGGCCGCCACGGTCTCCTGA
- a CDS encoding AI-2E family transporter, producing MVSTDEDGRTAQDASPADTADTTPRAGSPAAGAAVPGARMPRWLPRAMVLALALVAAFQLGSWAFHQLTGLLINILIAFFLALAIEPAVSWMASRGMRRGFATFLVFLGLAIVTAGFITLLGSMLAGQIIKIVEDFPDYLDSVINWVNHTFHTELKRVDVQEGLLHSDWLRKYAQNSAAGALDVSGQVLGGLFQLLTITLFAFYFAADGPRLRRTLCSVLPPARQAEVLRAWEIAVDKTGGYLYSRGVMALISGIAHYILLEALGVPYAPVLGVWVGLVSQFIPTIGTYLAGALPMLIAFTVNPLYAVWVLVFVVIYQQFENYMLQPKLTSKSVDIHPAVAFGSVIAGTALLGAVGALIAIPAVATLQAFLSAYVKRYDVTDDPRVQGHRRRNTGGPGLRTRARRLTQRLIWQRPAEEPESEGGSA from the coding sequence GTGGTATCCACTGACGAGGACGGGCGGACCGCCCAGGACGCATCCCCGGCCGACACGGCCGACACGACGCCGCGCGCCGGATCACCGGCCGCCGGCGCCGCGGTGCCGGGCGCCCGCATGCCGCGCTGGCTGCCGCGCGCCATGGTGCTGGCACTCGCCCTCGTCGCCGCCTTCCAGCTGGGCAGCTGGGCCTTCCACCAGCTCACCGGCCTGCTGATCAACATCCTCATCGCGTTCTTCCTGGCGCTCGCCATCGAGCCCGCGGTGAGCTGGATGGCCTCCCGCGGCATGCGCCGGGGCTTCGCGACCTTCCTGGTCTTCCTCGGCCTGGCGATCGTCACGGCGGGGTTCATCACCCTGCTCGGCTCGATGCTGGCCGGGCAGATCATCAAGATCGTCGAAGACTTCCCCGACTACCTGGACTCGGTCATCAACTGGGTCAACCACACCTTCCACACCGAACTGAAGCGGGTCGACGTCCAGGAGGGCCTGCTGCACTCCGACTGGCTGCGCAAGTACGCGCAGAACAGCGCGGCCGGCGCGCTCGACGTGTCCGGGCAGGTGCTCGGCGGCCTCTTCCAGTTGCTGACGATCACGCTGTTCGCCTTCTACTTCGCCGCCGACGGCCCCCGGCTGCGCCGCACCCTGTGCTCCGTGCTGCCGCCCGCCCGCCAGGCCGAGGTGCTGCGCGCCTGGGAGATCGCCGTCGACAAGACCGGCGGCTACCTGTACTCGCGCGGTGTGATGGCGCTGATCTCCGGGATCGCGCACTACATCCTGCTGGAGGCCCTCGGCGTGCCGTACGCGCCCGTGCTGGGCGTGTGGGTCGGGCTGGTCTCGCAGTTCATCCCCACCATCGGCACCTATCTCGCGGGCGCCTTGCCGATGCTGATCGCGTTCACCGTCAACCCGCTGTACGCGGTGTGGGTGCTGGTGTTCGTCGTGATCTACCAGCAGTTCGAGAACTACATGCTGCAGCCCAAGCTGACCTCCAAGTCGGTCGACATCCACCCGGCGGTCGCCTTCGGCTCGGTCATCGCAGGCACCGCGCTCCTCGGCGCGGTCGGCGCGCTGATCGCCATCCCGGCGGTCGCCACCCTCCAGGCGTTCCTGAGCGCCTATGTGAAGCGGTACGACGTCACCGACGACCCCCGGGTGCAGGGGCACCGGCGCCGGAACACGGGCGGCCCCGGGCTGCGCACGCGCGCACGGCGCCTGACGCAGCGCCTTATATGGCAGCGGCCGGCCGAGGAACCGGAGTCCGAGGGGGGCTCGGCCTGA
- a CDS encoding DUF3046 domain-containing protein, giving the protein MRLTVFWQRMAEHFGSGYADTFARDHVMTELGGLTVNEALDAGWAAKDVWRVVCTVMNVPGERR; this is encoded by the coding sequence ATGCGGTTGACGGTTTTCTGGCAGCGGATGGCGGAACACTTCGGTTCCGGGTACGCCGACACCTTCGCACGCGATCATGTGATGACGGAGCTCGGCGGGCTGACGGTGAACGAGGCGCTGGACGCCGGCTGGGCGGCCAAGGACGTGTGGCGCGTGGTCTGCACGGTCATGAACGTTCCGGGGGAGAGGCGCTGA
- a CDS encoding AzlD domain-containing protein, with product MNFWIAIGATALGCYAVKLAGLLVPAGVLERPVVRRLAALLPVALLAALTAQQTFADGHALVLDARAAGLGAAAVALLLRAPFLVVVGVAVVVTAGLRAVTG from the coding sequence GTGAACTTCTGGATCGCGATCGGCGCGACCGCCCTCGGCTGCTACGCCGTCAAGCTCGCCGGACTGCTGGTGCCCGCGGGGGTGCTGGAGCGACCGGTGGTACGACGGCTGGCCGCCCTGCTGCCCGTGGCCCTGCTCGCCGCCCTCACGGCCCAGCAGACGTTCGCCGACGGGCACGCGCTCGTGCTGGACGCCAGGGCCGCGGGCCTCGGGGCGGCCGCCGTCGCGCTGCTGCTGCGCGCGCCCTTCCTGGTCGTCGTCGGGGTCGCCGTGGTGGTCACGGCGGGGCTGCGGGCCGTCACCGGCTGA